Below is a genomic region from Argopecten irradians isolate NY chromosome 14, Ai_NY, whole genome shotgun sequence.
tgagtcaattttgcttatttttctaattgtcagagtcttgtgataattattaacaaaaaaccaggtgagcgatacaggcctctgggcctcttgtttcataaTGATTCTCTCTACTTTCGGTTTCTACTTCGTTCTGAGGACCTTTGCACTTTATAGATATTCACTTTAGCCCAttgattattattatcattattatttttttattggcCTCCAAATTGAAGAATacataatgataaaatacaacacattaaagtagcaaaatataattacaaattacgTAACATTCCACTCATGACTGTGCAATATGAAATGGTTATATAAACCTTGTTGAATAAGTTGGTATGCAACCTGTATTAATTGcacgtggcatatcaaattataccacttgtacaatatatttttactaCATACCCACGAGTGTAAGATCTATATCTAACGTGAACTGATGGATATTACCAAAGGCTTCTTACATATCAAATTATAGAACATCTGTAATTCATTGTACTTAGTAACATCGTGAACATAGTGATTCTTCTGGATTTTGAGATGAAATTTTAGAAAGTGAAAGATAAACAGACACGGGTCAGTAATTATTGTCTTATTTCAATCATCACACAAGTTGTTTGTTTCTATTGTAattcattgtattgtattattccTTGCTACATACTCACGAGTGTAAAATCTATATCTAACGTGAGGTGGTGAAAAATAACAAAGGCTTGTTATAACTCAAATTATAGaacatctttatttcattttacatagTGACAACATTTTAACATAGGTTGTTCTAGATTTTGAGACGTAGCTTTCTCATTTGAATAATCACAGTTATTTTGGGGATGTGATCTTTAATAGATTCTTATTTTTAGTAATACATCATTGtcatttattgttatgtttCACGGTTTCCTTTAATTCAGCAGAGTTGAAAGATACGAATGTAGTTACGATCATCAGCAGTAATATTCTTCTTGGAAACCACACATTTTTCACCATTAACAGCTATTGTCCTTGGATTCTGTATCCCATCTGTAGATGTCAACAGTTCCCGGACACGTATCCCATCCCCAGACATCTGCACGACGTTGTGTGATAAATAACCACACACGTAGATGTTTCCCTCCCTGTCTATGTCTATTCCTGTAGAACCTCTCACGACAACAACCTTCATCACGTCCGTGCGGCGTTTGTCTGGCGACAGTCTGGACACAGCGACTTGTCCGTCTGTGTTGTTATGAGTACTGACGAGTATGTCACCTCTCTCTGTATCATGTCCAAGGTTCCAGCATATGTCGTCATATTTGTATAACAAGTCTGTGGCTCCGTcctgtgttatactgtacactCCTCCACACTCATCACTCACTACAAACCTCCCGTCTCTATGTGTGATAccaattatatttttctttgtgtTGATGACAGATGACAGAGATAGTTTCTTGTCCCCCACTTTTACCACATGTACACCTTTACCCCAGACAGCGACTGCCACAGtagtgttgtccaccaaacacATATCATAGGGATTTTCAGGAACGGTCAACTGATCCAGGTACTGTCCTTCGTCTGTAAACAGTTTCAGTCTCTTGTTACCACAGTCACTAACTACTATGTTGTTATCTGGAAGGTACACAATTCCACATATATCATTAGTGGATTTATCAGCTGGAGTACTAACGTTGAACTCCCTTATCTCCTTCGCTTGGCGTTTTGACAGTGGCAGTGAATGGAAACCAGGATCTATAGGGAAACGTCGCCTCTGTTTCTCGATCACAATCTTCCCCAACATGTGATCACCTTGAGTGCCAGGTTTAGGAACCTGATGCTGAATACAGACGGATGTATAGGGCTCCCTCATGTCTTTGATCAGGTCCTGACATGACTCGATCTCGGCCTGTCCCCTCTGATACATCATTATAGCCTCCATGGGGTTGTTTTCCTCCACAGCTTTGACGGAGGATTTCATAGTATTTAGCATACCCTTCATCAGACGATTACATTGCCGTAACGACACCTCAATGTTCTCTTTCTCCTCTTTATACTTTGTGACCAAATCATCCGTGACGGCTTTCTGACATTCATCTAGTTCTTTCTCGATCCTCTGGCGTAGATCTGTGATGCTCTTCAGAACATCTTCTTGATTTTGAACCAAGGTTTGGATCTGTTCGTCAAAATCCTTAATCAACGACTTCATGGCCTCAGCCCCTTTCTTCAGCGTCTCTTTCGTGTCTCTTAGTTTTGTCCCAGTTTGTAACCTCTCTAAATAATCCTTGGCTGTCATCACCACTTCCTGTCCACACAGTCCATGGTATTTGATCATGCATACATGACACCCAAGACGTTGGTGTTTTTCACAATaccaaatgattttttcttcGTGTTGATCACATTTCGGAGCTGATTCCTCCGGTTTTGACTTGCTGATATCATACTCACTGATATCTAAGATATCACAGTCATTGTGTAGAATGTCATGATACTGTTCCTTACAGTGCGCACAAAAATGTACGTTCATCATTTTGCACCAGAACTTGGCTGGATTAGTCAGGGTACCTTTGGTCTGGCATGGTTTGCAGTATGGTAATTCAGATGAACGTTCCTTTAGCTGGATAAGGTCCTGGATCACGACATTAGTCGGGAACTGCTCCGCCCATTTCTCCTTTGGTTCAGATTGATTGacaggagaggtcgtcctcCGACAGATTGGACAGGGAAATGATGTACCTGACACCCTCTTCTCAGAAATTTCCTTGGCGATGTAAGTCCCAAGACATTCCTGACAGAAGCTGTGTAAACAAGGTAGGGACTTGGGTTGTTGAAGTCTTTCAAGGCAGATTGGACACTCAAGTAAGTGTAGGTCAAGTTCTGGAGGACGTCCGCCTTCAGCCATTGTAGTTATTGGTAGTGACCAAGATGtctaaaaacaaataatcataAAAGCAATTAAATTGTATGCTTGATTAAAAAGTTTAGACTCAACAGTTTTAAGAAATGAATTACTTGTCATTTTAGCTGTGTTACATTTTGTTTGCTAGAAAAAGGaaaatgaattttactttaTTCTTATATACTCATTTAATTCATGCTATTTTGATTTTTCCTTTCACTGACCTGTTACTATAAGATACTTTGACAGACCGTCATAACTAAAGTAAAACTCAAACGTAACACACTCGGCTAAGACGTCACAAATTATCATATACCAATGGGACTGAATTGCTCAGTGCTATCTGTTGATTATGGTGTATATATGTACTATACTAGGCCTTATAATATAGATAGTCATTTTAGTCAATTTAAAGATATTTCCATGTTTTACCTAGGTTAATTAAAAACGATGATAAATCTCAATTAACCCGGTACTTGAATAAACCTGGTAACCTTCATTAAAGTATTCTGACATGATTTAAGGTTTTTGGATCCTTGTTACctcagtcaaggtcatttttttgaGGACTTTTGGTATCTGGTCTCTAGGACTGTTAGATATTGACAAGAAATTGGTTTTAGATTTTACCTGTTTTATCCATGTGACCTAGAGTGAAgttcaagatcattcatttgaacgcATAAATATGGTAAAACCTAGCTTACCCCAGAATTCCCTAGATCCAATCTGAGGTATCTAAGATATATAAGTTATTGAGAAGTTCTGCTAATATTTTGGCCTATACGACACCCGTGATCATGTATGAAGTTCAAGATCATTTGTTACAAACACACTTGCTAACCTTTTTTTCTAATTCATCGTTGCATGCAATACCAGTACCAGGTCTGGCTATTGAAAAACATCCCTTTTGAATgaagtcaatgtcatttatttgaataaacttaAATAGAAGCAAGCCAAAATGCAGTATTAAGTCTATGGGTTATTTTCTTGATTAGAAATCGTTTGAACAGATATATAGATACACCTACAGtgatggtatatatatacactgtatctaTTTAACTTCAGCGTGGATTCACAGGGAGCCagttcaatgaaaatggatgttgtcatctattttttttttttgtatttggtggatggactgataaatatatctaataatcaggtgattttttttcagaaaatatgagatatgaaaaattaataaaaaaaaatcagtaaatatcCCAATAATTTTCAAAACCTCGTATTTTTTCGGAAAAAAATTCACATGACTATTAGGTATATTCATcggtccatccaccaaatacaagaCATGTATGACAACATCAATTTTCCTTGAACTGAGCGCGGATTTGATGACAGACACCGAACTATGACATATAGGCTCATGATGTGACTagcaaaaaaacaacaaaacttgGCATTTAATTTTCTCACATTTAGGATCACAATGGATCGGCGTCAATAAACAGGAAGATAATAGAGTTTGTaaatactttattttcattatgaTTCTTTGTACTTTCGGTTTCTACTtcattctggtgacctttgcaCTTTATAGACATTCAATTGAAAACGACAcgtcgtcccagtatacatatacattaagcTTTTTTATGATCTTTGGGCGAAACGACTAACAGTTACGTACACGAACTTTTACAGCTCCTTATCGTCCCCAGAAATTCACTTCCAAGATTCTGGAAGCAAAAATTCCATTGGTTCCTAATTATGGAATGTTGTCATTTATCAAACTGAGTGGTGATAGggtctgtatttcaatcagaggATTTTTTTGTCATTGTGTTTCTCTCTACTTTCGGTTTCTACTTCGTTACCACTACTAACATAAAGATTACTTTGTCATTTTGTGatataaatacagtatattTCATAATGTCATACACAAGATAGCCTAGTTATTGAACTGTAATGTCTAGTCGTTTGAATGGAAACACcgaatatactgtatataaaccgCGCAACTTTCACTCACCTTGCCCAGTTGCCACAGATCTGGGTGTATATCTATACGGaatgaaacgaagggaagtaactctcgGTCTGAAACGCTGTCAACCCATTCGGCAAACTTCGGTTGTTTCCGGTAATAAGGCACTGGAATGGTGgatatcaatctaattaaaattagatttgtaattccgctcccacTACCATACTCTATGTTACGCTTCAAAACTTGTATTGGTGCGTAACGTAATAACGCagagtatcgtagtgggagcggaattacaagtctaattttaattagattgcagGTCATATGTACGTATTCGTATGATTTCATGATCGCtaaatacagaaacatatatacatagagattggaaactccttctttgtctatgttgacaggcagagggacctccagtttatagaCATTTCCCCTTGGCTTACTacatttaagtgtattcttttaaacatgatacttttgcatcaacacaaagtttaaacattatattatggtttgatgtgatcagttttcccaattgatgttatttaatatgatttttgaaagtatcAAAATGAGCAATTTtcacctggtttttcgaaaatcaggcattcaaaaccggaagtgcattttgttttctgCTAGTGTGTCCTAACctgtatctttatataaaagGTCAATCCTGACTCATTGTGTTGCCCCAGTAACTATTCTTGCTGATTCCTTGTGTATTGATTCTAATTCATTGTTCAAAAAAGTTGGTAGAGAGTCCCATACGACGTCAGCATATTCAAGTATAGGCATAATATATGAGAAATGTATGCGTTCTAAAGTGTTTCTGAAGTTTTCGTAAAACTGCTAGTCTTTTAGATATAACTGGGTTTACATTAGTATTGGTCATACTTATTTGCGAGAGATTATTTTTGTAACTTTCTTACTGACTTATAACGATTGTTTTATTTGCATTAAATGTGACTAACCACTGAGTGGCGCATGGTTGGATTTTGAAGAGATCGTTGTTTATAACATTAGCTGCATTAATTGCATTCTCTATTACTAGATATAGAGTAGTGTCATCGGCGAATAAATTGATgtcattaataaatattaaaaacagtAAAGGTCCTAATATGGAGCCTTGAGGAACGCCAGATTTAATAGTGCTGTAATCTGAAAATTCTCCATTAATTACAACTCGTTGTTTTCTACTAGAGAGATAACTTTTAAACCACCCCAGAATGTTTCCCGTAATGCCTGCAGtgtttagtttatatagtaatcCCTTGTGCCATACGCGATATTAACGCTTTACTTATATCtagaaaaataatttgtacTTCCTTTCCGTGATATAATGCTCTACCAATATGTCTTTAATGACATTTTAACAGTGATTTTCAGCAGATTCCCCACTTCTTAACCCTGACTGGTGCTCAGTGAAAAAGGAAGAATCACGCAGAAAGTTATTAACATGTTTAAAAATGCACCTTTCCATAACTTATAACATACAGAAATGTACTTATTAGTGAGATTGGACGATAATTGGAGACAATACTTGGGTCGTCCTTTTTAAATATGGGGATTACGTTTGCCCTTTTCCATACATCGGGATAACATTGATTACTTAATGATTCATTAAAAAAGATACAAAGAGGTCCTAATAATTGTCGTTTGCCTTCTTTGAATAATTTGCATCTAATCATATCGGGTCCGGTTGCTTTAGAAGCATCTATCATATCAATGGCGTCACACGTCTTGGGGTGTGATATTGATTTCATCAAGTTTGAAGGTatgattattattaatatttggTATAGTTTGGTGTGAATCATCAAGTTCAGTTTGTTGGACGAAATAGTCATTAAGTATATTGGCCTTTTCTTTGTCAGTGGTGTATTCGatattattaaaattcaaaGTTGGTATGTCAGTTGTTTTGCACGAGACCTTTGTTAGGGAGTTCAGGGTTTTCCACCATTTTCTGGACGAACTAGTAGATTGTAACTGGGAGGATATTCtattatagtaattattttttgCATTGCGGATAGCATCGACACAAGCATTTCTTACTTCCCTGTTTTTTCCCAGGGTAGAGGATTTTGTGTATGTTTAGCTTTAGCATGAATTCTTTTTCTAGCCCTGATTAATTTacgtatataattatgtatccAGGGAGGATACATAATTTCGTAGTATCATCACTTTATTTGGTATAGTATCTAAGGCAACTCTTGATATCGTCATAGAAAGACAATCTGTAGTGTTATCAACTGACAATGCCTCTGTTTCGTTCCAGTTGACATTACTCAGTTTATCACGATAATAGGAAAAATCGCAATCTTTATATAGCCATATACGACGTTCAATATAACCACAATTTCAAATCTGCAATCACAAACCTGACAAAGTAATATTGTTGTAtaacaagttatctccctttacagtTGATACACGATGAAAAGGTGAAGAACGAAGGGAAGAGGTCGCGAGCAGACAAAGTCATGGACATGCTCTTCAATGCGTTTGAAAAACAGGTTTACAATGTAAAAGTCTGGTGACTCTGACTAAATAGCCAATTGTCTATTTTTTGGCTTACCAAGTTTTACCCCATTATTAAAAGATGCtcaaagaattttcaaatatactgtataaggaacctgcagaataatactgaataattcataaatcaacaatatttCGAAAgcacaatctccttgatcatctctgcattctcgctaagataattttttaaaagttatgccGAGAAATTGATAGCAGAGTGAGGATTGATCTGTAGGTACGAACACCTCCATTGGTTTATAATCACCGTCTAGAAAACGCTTGTATTTTTTATACGTTTGACTTTtgccgcgtcatcaactttaaAACTGGCATAAGgaaagcaactcgtatttaaaatgcatttcatttaatttgaagtccCATTGCGGTCTTTCGATGAAGAGTAGGTGTGATAACGCCGGCCCAGAGGATAGGTATAGGTACAAGATAtagtttagatatttttttcttagatAAATTAGAAGGGCTTCAAAATTATAGAATCTGGATAGGCTAGGTTCCTTCCTTTCCCCCTACTCTTGATGGGTAGCGCTAGTTACTGCTAGACGATGCCATGATAGGACCTTTTAGGATCTAGGAGTCGTCTTccaaattaatagatatataggtatagcAGACGACTCCTCACTCTATGCTTTCTCTATATACTTTGCTCTTCCTTCTCCATTTCCTATCTTGTCGCGTGCCCCGAAACGATAGCGTgacggcacgtaaaactcttcacttcACTTCGctaatttgaagtattaaaacggTTTAAAGTgcacacggaatggtttggtatataaggtttgataaatgcgtctttggataaaatttagaatggtgAAAGAACGAGTTTCAGAGCGATTACGGTATtaagagataatgcgacttttctctagaacacacctgaagccccaagccattgaccccgattcggggacccctgacctgtgacgtcacgaggacaacgggatcgaatctactcgcataagatagagagGCAATTTttggtgtctgccatctaatataaactatctgtttgtaaatatcgattttgaagacacaaataccagtgttcatgtccgatacctatttaatattatccttaATCACATATATGAGTTTGAAAAATGCTTGAAAACAGAGATTTATACAATgcataaatgtatattgatgtacctgtcttagataaatgaacatgTACATCTCTACTTAATTACTGCATAATTAATACacaatatacacaataaaatgttcataataatcCATGTACGTTGTATATCTGCGGTGGTTGGAATCACATAtatgtgaatattatatcaaggattcttgattatgttatcCAAAGCCCGACTCGGGTCTTTGAATGTctactggtcaaacccgcttaacagatttctgattttttttataaaacctgCCCATACGATTAAGTTATGATTCCAAACAGacttttttgcatatatgtaattgcatctactaattgcgttatatctgaaaccgatctatttgttttttgacgaaatacatttagcttacatataatacagtacactcgacgacttgttgatatttcgctcaagttcattcattaatgtctttaattgaaaaataaatcatgcacgggtcagacgaaaacaatgagactgaagatgtctatgtgaCAAGTCTAATCCAAGTAGCAGATATCAAGTAGAGAACGTGCTGCGCtaatctctatacctgtatactgcagtaactaaaccgcgtggtcaaccgagaATAATGAGGGGGCTtaccagattacgtaagaaaggtgtaaTGGTATCgctataatatataatgtataatgtaatatttgtttacacttaaaaATCCCTGGTTtgcagtaaaatataccgttccaacataacatataacaagtgtatcaattactagatgtacagtatatatttcagaatgacTCATTATACATCTGTCTTTTATATATGTTCTGGTTAcacgtaaatgtatttttataacaaaaactacaaaattatttacaaatggcatgtcaaaagaacaatgcaaatataatgctcaatgtcagaattttgatatttctgatagttgctagatttcggatatccaTTTTTTTACTCTCCTCCTAATGTATGCCTATGATATCTACGTGTATttaactatgaaatacatttaaaacattttcttttcgttacatgtatgttggttcttgaaatcagaaacatatatacatatatatttctgttgaaatccataggcctagagagaatttttaattatacagaaacatattcaaatgaataattatataattttagatcacattatgaaaatggaatattcccgaggtttgataatttagaaagttgttaaaacagagataagatctctagttaaatgtaccagaaacataaataacgtATACATGTTTCCGCTAacctatatatgtatttagcctaatttcagttgtaatatttcctattatatatataattaaatcgtcaacataactgtatactgtatatatatttgtaaaattctcgtaaccccatttcaggaatacatatatgtccccctttgtgctataaccccactaccaaacacatcACTGctgttgtcctcgtgacgtcacatccggttattccccaaatcagcattcgatatacaggtaaaatcggtactgaagcggccgattttgatgcggtttcaacattcttgtcaggagatcaaacaaaataacatatgcaaatattattttccgttccgtgtactatttaagttcattttacactaaaatttaacaagtaatatatagttttatggtaatgaaatggtatatttcgttgaagagaatgtgtttaaagtttgaagcgagggcgagagCCACCATATTGaacaataataaaatttactaaCCCCCTGTAAAgtgatagggggtcaccacgtgacagTTCTCTGCCAATTATTTAGGGACTAATGGAATctaacatgggtctgtgaagtggatatggatatctcaacccgagtgaaaaattttggccggtcaacccgaggcttgctgagggttgacggccaaaatctttcacgagaaATCTTTCTGCATTGATAAAAAATGATGGATAACTTAACATATTTGTCGAGGCTCTGTTGAGAGTGACCACTCTATTCGCCGATCACATGAAAAAAATCTAAGAATCACTGTCgttgttttctcaattttatgattaaaaaaaGGCCGTGGTGCGACCATGGTGTGATATTGCTACAAGTAGACTGAAAAAAAATTCTGGAAAAtaaagccaaaattttatttgttacaattatactcttcagaaaataatacagtttgacGACATAAAACATGATTGTGATACCGTTTTCgataaaaaaaaaggggggACACTCTCTTACACCTTTACAGGGCAATTTTAATTTGGCtatagcacaggcccctgggaccttttggaTTTTTGTAGCGTATTTCAAGGTTTTGCATCAATTTTACTACATATGACATTTATGTTTTGCGGgaaaatttccattgttcgtgaaagaggtcctttatCTCAACTTTGTACATATTATCAATCGTCAATATATACACACAGTTTGTTTaggggttttttttcttcatattttagG
It encodes:
- the LOC138308266 gene encoding transcription intermediary factor 1-beta-like; this translates as MAEGGRPPELDLHLLECPICLERLQQPKSLPCLHSFCQECLGTYIAKEISEKRVSGTSFPCPICRRTTSPVNQSEPKEKWAEQFPTNVVIQDLIQLKERSSELPYCKPCQTKGTLTNPAKFWCKMMNVHFCAHCKEQYHDILHNDCDILDISEYDISKSKPEESAPKCDQHEEKIIWYCEKHQRLGCHVCMIKYHGLCGQEVVMTAKDYLERLQTGTKLRDTKETLKKGAEAMKSLIKDFDEQIQTLVQNQEDVLKSITDLRQRIEKELDECQKAVTDDLVTKYKEEKENIEVSLRQCNRLMKGMLNTMKSSVKAVEENNPMEAIMMYQRGQAEIESCQDLIKDMREPYTSVCIQHQVPKPGTQGDHMLGKIVIEKQRRRFPIDPGFHSLPLSKRQAKEIREFNVSTPADKSTNDICGIVYLPDNNIVVSDCGNKRLKLFTDEGQYLDQLTVPENPYDMCLVDNTTVAVAVWGKGVHVVKVGDKKLSLSSVINTKKNIIGITHRDGRFVVSDECGGVYSITQDGATDLLYKYDDICWNLGHDTERGDILVSTHNNTDGQVAVSRLSPDKRRTDVMKVVVVRGSTGIDIDREGNIYVCGYLSHNVVQMSGDGIRVRELLTSTDGIQNPRTIAVNGEKCVVSKKNITADDRNYIRIFQLC